A window from Pseudoliparis swirei isolate HS2019 ecotype Mariana Trench chromosome 17, NWPU_hadal_v1, whole genome shotgun sequence encodes these proteins:
- the opn6a gene encoding opsin 6, group member a isoform X1: MEITLKDFPVKFVNIPWRNNNLSSLNADPPLSENGETLIGVYLLVLDGFFTLLFGLASINTLTVISITRYIKGCHQNKAYCISHNTIAVSLICIWTGAMFWSVAPLLGWGSFTDRGYDTCEVDWSKANYSTIHKSYIISILIFCFFIPVMIMLFSYVSIINTVKSTHAMSADGFLTARQRKVERDVTRISIVICTAFIMAWSPYAVVSMWSAWGFHVPSTTSIITRLFAKSASFYNPLIYFGMSSTFRKDISVLLPCTRERREVVYLQHFKNIKLKADAPPTPGSFPIQKLEAKYPASNPGSDSGVNSPPRTPPTDPQGVIHADLPSHIETSQYWCDRL, from the exons ATGGAAATAACGTTAAAGGATTTTCCTGTGAAGTTTGTGAATATTCCATGGAGGAATAATAACCTCAGTAGTCTGAATGCAGACCCCCCTCTGTCCGAAAACGGAGAAACTCTCATTGGAGTCTATCTGTTGGTGTTGG ATGGTTTCTTCACTTTGCTCTTCGGCCTTGCGAGTATCAACACATTGACCGTCATCAGCATCACCAGATACATCAAGGGATGTCACCAAAACAAAG CGTACTGTATCAGCCATAACACCATTGCCGTATCGCTCATCTGCATTTGGACCGGAGCGATGTTTTGGTCCGTCGCTCCTCTGCTGGGCTGGGGCAGCTTCACCG ATCGAGGTTATGACACCTGTGAGGTGGACTGGTCCAAAGCCAATTACTCCACCATCCACAAGTCCTACATAATCTCCATCCTCATCTTCTGCTTTTTCATCCCTGTGATGATCATGCTCTTCTCCTACGTCTCCATTATCAACACAGTGAAAAGCACTCACGCCATGTCAGCTGACGGTTTCCTCACCGCCCGTCAAAGGAAGGTGGAGAGAGATGTCACAAGG ATTTCCATTGTAATCTGCACAGCTTTCATCATGGCCTGGTCCCCATATGCAGTGGTGTCTATGTGGTCCGCCTGGGGCTTCCATGTGCCCAGCACGACCAGCATCATCACCCGACTCTTCGCCAAGTCTGCCAGCTTCTACAACCCTCTCATCTACTTCGGCATGAGCTCCACGTTTCGGAAGGACATCTCTGTGCTGCTGCCGTGCACACGAGAGCGCAGGGAAGTGGTGTATCTGCAACACTTTAAAAACATCAAGCTCAAGGCCGATGCCCCGCCCACACCCGGATCATTTCCCATCCAGAAGCTGGAGGCGAAATACCCCGCATCCAATCCTGGCAGCGACTCAGGGGTAAACAGCCCTCCTCGGACTCCTCCAACTGACCCACAGGGGGTCATCCACGCTGACCTGCCCTCACACATTGAAACATCACAGTACTGGTGTGACAGGTTATGA
- the opn6a gene encoding opsin 6, group member a isoform X2: MEITLKDFPVKFVNIPWRNNNLSSLNADPPLSENGETLIGVYLLVLGWLSWFGNSLVMFVLYRQRASLQSTDFLTLNLAISDASISIFGYSRGILEIFNIFNPCNTRVKDDGYVITWIWTCQVDGFFTLLFGLASINTLTVISITRYIKGCHQNKAYCISHNTIAVSLICIWTGAMFWSVAPLLGWGSFTDRGYDTCEVDWSKANYSTIHKSYIISILIFCFFIPVMIMLFSYVSIINTVKSTHAMSADGFLTARQRKVERDVTRISIVICTAFIMAWSPYAVVSMWSAWGFHVPSTTSIITRLFAKSASFYNPLIYFGMSSTFRKDISVLLPCTRERREVVYLQHFKNIKLKADAPPTPGSFPIQKLEAKYPASNPGSDSGVNSPPRTPPTDPQGVIHADLPSHIETSQYWCDRL; this comes from the exons ATGGAAATAACGTTAAAGGATTTTCCTGTGAAGTTTGTGAATATTCCATGGAGGAATAATAACCTCAGTAGTCTGAATGCAGACCCCCCTCTGTCCGAAAACGGAGAAACTCTCATTGGAGTCTATCTGTTGGTGTTGG GATGGCTTTCCTGGTTTGGAAACAGTTTAGTGATGTTTGTCCTGTACAGACAGCGAGCCTCGCTCCAGTCAACAGATTTCCTCACGTTAAATCTTGCCATCTCTGATGCGAGCATCTCCATATTTGGCTACTCCAGAGGGATCCTGGAAATTTTCAatatctttaaccctt gcaacacaagggttaaagatgaTGGATATGTAATCACCTGGATCTGGACCTGCCAG GTAGATGGTTTCTTCACTTTGCTCTTCGGCCTTGCGAGTATCAACACATTGACCGTCATCAGCATCACCAGATACATCAAGGGATGTCACCAAAACAAAG CGTACTGTATCAGCCATAACACCATTGCCGTATCGCTCATCTGCATTTGGACCGGAGCGATGTTTTGGTCCGTCGCTCCTCTGCTGGGCTGGGGCAGCTTCACCG ATCGAGGTTATGACACCTGTGAGGTGGACTGGTCCAAAGCCAATTACTCCACCATCCACAAGTCCTACATAATCTCCATCCTCATCTTCTGCTTTTTCATCCCTGTGATGATCATGCTCTTCTCCTACGTCTCCATTATCAACACAGTGAAAAGCACTCACGCCATGTCAGCTGACGGTTTCCTCACCGCCCGTCAAAGGAAGGTGGAGAGAGATGTCACAAGG ATTTCCATTGTAATCTGCACAGCTTTCATCATGGCCTGGTCCCCATATGCAGTGGTGTCTATGTGGTCCGCCTGGGGCTTCCATGTGCCCAGCACGACCAGCATCATCACCCGACTCTTCGCCAAGTCTGCCAGCTTCTACAACCCTCTCATCTACTTCGGCATGAGCTCCACGTTTCGGAAGGACATCTCTGTGCTGCTGCCGTGCACACGAGAGCGCAGGGAAGTGGTGTATCTGCAACACTTTAAAAACATCAAGCTCAAGGCCGATGCCCCGCCCACACCCGGATCATTTCCCATCCAGAAGCTGGAGGCGAAATACCCCGCATCCAATCCTGGCAGCGACTCAGGGGTAAACAGCCCTCCTCGGACTCCTCCAACTGACCCACAGGGGGTCATCCACGCTGACCTGCCCTCACACATTGAAACATCACAGTACTGGTGTGACAGGTTATGA